The region TTCATTTTTTGAAAAATGGAGATCACAATTAGAATTCTAAATATGAGATTTTTACAGGAGCTATAACCCATATTTGACTACATGCTAAGTTTACACTGTCAGTTTGTTTTGGATGATAGTGCTGCTTTTAAGGGAGTCTATCATTAAATTTCACCATAAAAACTGTAAAAGTTATTTAATAGGTCTTTTCAACCAGATGAGACTGATTTAGTTACTCTGACAATTCATGTCAGAATGGAATGGATGTGTAATCCTTTTTGAAAGTTTAAACTCCCTCTCTGCCAACCTAGCCTAACTGACAGCACCTAAGTGTCCCTCTTCCCTGCTCTGATCcctcactgctcagtacaagctgcatctGTTGTTAAGGCTGGGTGGGTAGAGACAGAGACTAAACACATTTGGACTCATGAGCTCATTCGttagctggactcataaaattCTTATTTTATATATGGTATAAAAGTAGTTATATGGGACTCTTGAAGAATAAAGGGATTGGTTGCTTAAGAAGAGTTCCACCCCATGCAAATGAAAAAGATGAGCGCTTAGTACAAGGCAATTCAATTCATCATTCCATAACATGGACATACTACACTTATACCTCTTCTTATACTCATTGTAATCCGTGTCTGATGAAGTCCCATGTTGTAGGGCCAAAACCTCACTGACTCACTTTTTGGATTGCCTGAATAAAGATTAATTACACTTATTGGGGGGCAAAGTTTCTCTCATCTTCTTTATATTTTATATCTGGATTATACAGCCTTTTGACATGGATATCCAACTTAAATACACCAGTCTCCTCAGGTATAAAatatctatttaataatgtgtgcagttaacattttttttatctacTGATAGGTGTGCTTCTTTACTAATGCATTATGCATGCTTACCATTTTTTCTTCAAACATAAAAATGTATAGCaccactatctctggaatagtcatTCTATATTTTTGGCTACATCTACTCCATCTACTTTTAAATCTTAGTAGCTTGATGATGTCCTGAAATGTTTCTTGAACATTATAAGCAATGGTTTCTTGAATAGAAGAAACAAAAGGATAAAAGCCACCAACAAAGTCAAACAGATGGGAAGAGAAAGTACCAGTGACAACAAAGTGCCTCCATTTCTCCAATGGCAAGCATGAATAACAGACTCCGGAAGATCATGCACAAACATATAGTTGTTGGTGAAATTACACGTGATCTGCCCGAGATCGGGGATGTTAATACCCTTGGATGTGGTAAGTGTCTCATACCAGCTTAACTTACAGCAATCAAATGAGTTTCCACTTAGGTAAACGGTTTTGAGGCTCCTTATGAGAGGTTGGTAAGAACTAGATACCGGTAATGAAGTTAGCTTGTTTTCATGGACATCCAAAAACTGAAGAGTAAGATCCATTAATGACATGGGGAATGTAGTGAGGTTATTTTCAGATATATCAAGGGAAGTCAAGCTCTTGAACTCAGAGAAGTCAATGTTGCTCACAAAGTGTAAGCTATTTCGGAGAGAGAGAGACTTTAGCATTTTGACGGTGTCTTGCAAAAAGTCAAGGTTCATAAGTTGGTTGTATGAAACATCCAGATATGTTAATGTAGTTCCATGGAAAATAAATTGTTTGCCCATTTTTAACCCACAACCTGACAAGCGAAGATGCTGGAGAGATGGTATATTTCTAAGGTCCACACAGTTCGGGTAACCAACCATATTGGTTGAAGAGCAAAGGGAGATATGGTTATGGCTCAAATCCAGGGTGCTAAGACTTTTCATGGTGTGGAAAATCTTACCGGGCAGGTCTTGTAGTTCATTCTGGCTAAGGTTAAAGTAGCTTAGCTGATGAAGGCTGGAGGTACTCTCCTCTAAGCTTATCCTTGACAGTCTATTATTACTGAGATCCAAAAAATTAAGATTACTTGTAATCTGTTTACTTGATAAATCAAATGTTTCTAAGCAGTTCCAGTTCAGTTTTAGATAAGACATTGATGACATTGCAGCAAGAAAGTATTCAGGCAAGTAATCAAATTGGTTTCTGCTAAAATCCACGACACTTAATGCAGAGAGGTCACTTAAGGTATCCTCCCACAGATAAACAGTGGTGATATTGGACCCATTGTTTTTAAAAATAAGGAAATCCGCAGAGGAAGAAGATTCATCAAAATGTTTGCTATAAAACCTCATTTTGTTATCAGACAGCAGCAATGTATGTAAGTGATGCCTCTTCggcaaaaatggaaaaaataacaaTTGGTTGTGAGAAATGTCTAGTTTGTGCAGCTGGAAGTCAACATCAACTTCCCTTGAGAAAAACCATTCAATATGGTTGTAGCTGAGATTGAGAATTTGTAACTGCGTCAGACTAAAGTCTACAATACATGGCAGCAGGTTAAAAGCAAGGTTCAGAGTCTTCAGGTTCACCAGACTGTCAAATGTATCTATTC is a window of Ranitomeya variabilis isolate aRanVar5 chromosome 2, aRanVar5.hap1, whole genome shotgun sequence DNA encoding:
- the NRROS gene encoding transforming growth factor beta activator LRRC33, whose product is MAIVSFCCLLIYMSILLHWRNIADGAKHLSPSGCQLVSKAANCRYLQLTSIPEDLPSEIQELLVDHNNVKSLDEDTLQQYPNLNSLSLISNSLCHIDLNAFRHTSKLESLSLQDNTIFSKYTLISSGLSSASSLRWLDLSRNALNEDMVITLVSNLTSLEYLNLDHNVIMRLDRSSFEGLMNLKELSLQWNYIYDIGIDTFDSLVNLKTLNLAFNLLPCIVDFSLTQLQILNLSYNHIEWFFSREVDVDFQLHKLDISHNQLLFFPFLPKRHHLHTLLLSDNKMRFYSKHFDESSSSADFLIFKNNGSNITTVYLWEDTLSDLSALSVVDFSRNQFDYLPEYFLAAMSSMSYLKLNWNCLETFDLSSKQITSNLNFLDLSNNRLSRISLEESTSSLHQLSYFNLSQNELQDLPGKIFHTMKSLSTLDLSHNHISLCSSTNMVGYPNCVDLRNIPSLQHLRLSGCGLKMGKQFIFHGTTLTYLDVSYNQLMNLDFLQDTVKMLKSLSLRNSLHFVSNIDFSEFKSLTSLDISENNLTTFPMSLMDLTLQFLDVHENKLTSLPVSSSYQPLIRSLKTVYLSGNSFDCCKLSWYETLTTSKGINIPDLGQITCNFTNNYMFVHDLPESVIHACHWRNGGTLLSLVLSLPICLTLLVAFILLFLLFKKPLLIMFKKHFRTSSSY